The genomic region CGTAAACCGTATCGGTCGGGTAAATAATGACACCGCCATTGCGCAGGACCTCCACCACATGAAGAATTTTGCGTTCCTCGGGCGTCTGGGGGTGTATTCGTAGAAATTCAGCGGGCATAATGCATGGGTCAGGTTTGCCACAAAGGTAACTGGGTTCGCCGGCACATGGTTGATTAACTTATCATGTAGGAAGATATTCGGTAGGGCTTGCGCTGCCAGTTCAGGTATTGCCGGTACAGCCCGTTGACCGGAAGCCGCAACCGGCAGAAGTTCAGGAAAAGCTTCGTTTTCCAGTCCGGCTCCTCCATGTAAGCCAGCAGTTTTTCAAACTCGAACGCCAGTTGGTAATGCTGGGCGTAGAAGCACTGGCGGATGCTCCATTTGAGCCGGACGGCCAGCGCCCTGTATTCGTCCGGCGTCTGGCACTGGTCGAAGGCTTTGTAACACACTTTCAGCGTAGAAGGCAGCAGCAGATTCCGGGGCTTCGAGAATTCGGTAGACAGCGACTGGCGGAGCACCCGTTTGTTGGTTAACACCTCGTCCAGATAATGATAGCGGTAGTCTTTGGTCGAGCGGACCCAGAAGTCGAAATCTTCGTAGGCCAGCGTCTCGTCATACCCGCCCAGGCTGTCGAGGACCTCACGGCGCATCATCATGGTCGGCGAACAGACCACAAACGACTCCAGAATTTCCTTGAAGATAGAGCCCGAAGGAACCGCTCTGGCCGCTTCGCCCCGCTCGTTGAGGTTGAAGTGATGTCCGATAACCTGGTCTTTTTCGTCGATCAGCGCGGCATTGCTGAACACGACGGCATAATCCGCGGGCAGCCGCCCGAACGCGCTGACCTGCCGTTCGATCCGTTTCGGATGCAGCACATCGTCCGCCGAGAGATCGATCACAAACCGGCCGTTGGCCACTTTCAGGCCCTGATTGAAGGCCCGGGCAAGGCCAATGTTCCGCGAATTTTTGATGAGGTGAAGCCCCGAATGTTTTTCCCGAAATGCCTCCACGACCGGCACGGTGCGGTCGGTGCTGTTGTTGTCGACGACGATGAGTTCGACCGCCGGATAGGTCTGGTCGATAACCGATTGCAGCGAATGCCGGATGTAAGGTTCGTGGTTGAAGCTTGTGCAGATAACAGAAACTAACGGCTGCCTCGAAGACAGGTATTCGGTTAACAGTTCCTTTGGATTTTCGGAGGCAGTATGCATGGTCGGAAAGGCCCTTGCAGCCAATCTACATTGGGTCGCTTTGTTGTCTCAGTGTACTCTAGCCCTAATTATGGAAATATCAGGCACAAACCGCGGAGCTTTTGAGCAAACGGATAAGGGTTTTTCTGAACGGTCAGCGCCGGACAAAGTCCTACTTTTCATACCGACTTAAAATAATATAACCATGCCCGGGCGGTGTGGCATGGTTTTTTCTGGACAATGGGTCAATTAGTAGTGCCAGTGAATGGCTCACTATTATATGGGTTAGGGTTGTAAATGCTTCTCCGATTTTCGGGAAGCATTTATTGTTTACTGGAGTTTCTTGTCGGCCACCTGCGGATTTTTGTCACCTTCCAGATTGTACAGGGACACGTTCATTTCGAACCCCATAATCAGCAGCAGGGCGACCAGATTGACCCAGACCATCAGCACGATCAGCGTCCCGATGGACCCGTAGAGTTTGTTGTAGGAACCAAAATTGGACACGTAGTACGAAAAGCCCAAGGTCGTTATCACGATCACCACAGACGCAAACAGCGACCCCGGCGTGATAAACTTCCATTTCATGTCCACATCCGGCCCGAAGCGGTAGATAATGGCCACCGCCAGCATAAACACCACCAGCACCAGCAGGTAACGGCCGATGTCGATCAGGGTGTAGAAAACGGGATTATCAAAAATCTGAAAGTGCCGCAGATAATCAGAAACGACGCCCCCGACCACCAGAACGGCAATCGCCAGAAACAGGGAAAAGGTCAGCGTCAGCGTCAGGCCCACCGCGATGAGGCGGGTTTTGAGAAAACTGCGTCCCTCCCCGGTCTGGTGGGACGAGTTGAAGGCGTTCATCAGCGACACCACCCCGCTCGTGGCGGCGTACCCAGCCAGCAGAAAACCCACCGACAGCACTCCGCCCCGCGGACGGCTGATGATGTCGAGAATCGTGCTTTTGACAGAATCGAACGTGGTGGCGGGCAGGGCACGGCCCATAAAGTCCATCACCTGCTGTTCCAGGTTGGGGACCGGAATGTAGGGCACCAGCGTAAACAGAAAGATGATAAACGGAAAAACGGCCAGAATGAGGCTGTACGCCACCGAGGTAGACCGCTCGTTGGTATCATTGTCCATGAACTTGTTGACAAACTTGTTCAGGAAATCGTACCAGTTCATTTTTGAGTCAAAGGCACGGCGATTCTGTAAAAACAGGCGGGCCCGTTGCATGAAACTCAAACTCATCAATTGCTCAAACATCGTCTTCTCAGGCAGCTTGTTCGGTTGGTTAAACCGCGGCTGAGAAAAAAGGTTTGAGTTTATCCATAAGCTCAGTCGGCGCCTTGCAGAGCTTTCCTGTGGCCCTATTCTGAAAAACGAGCGTCGTTTCACCGGTATTCAGATGTTCTTCTTCCTGATTAAAAATGTCGTACTGAAACACAACCCGCACGGTAGGCAGGTCCGGAATCCGCACCCGGATGGTCAGCAGGTCGTCGTACCGCGCGGGCTTCAGGTACCGCGAACGGTTTTCGTAAACGGGCATCATCACGCCTGAATCCTCCATTTCCTTATAGTGAAAACCCAGACTCCGCAGCGCCTCCACCCGGCCAATTTCGTAAAACCGGGCATAATTTCCGTAATAAACATACCCCATCTGGTCGGTATCGGCATACCGGACACGAATGGGAGGAACGTCGAATGTGAACATAAACAGTTAAGAATTAAAAATTAAAAGTTAAGAGTTAAAAGAAGGCTCCGCCAATGGCTATAATCTGGCAAAGCGGAGCCTTACTTTTAACTCTTAACTTTTAATTTTTCATTGCATAATCCCCCGCTGCGTCAGCGCCTGCTGGTAGATGCGGGCGTTGGCGAGGTGTTCGGCGTAGGTTTTGGCGAAGGTGTGGTAGCCGGAGAAATCGGCCCGGGCCACAAAGTACAGGTATTCGTGGGTTTCGTGGTTCAGCACGGCGTCGATGGAGCTGAGCGTGGGCAGGTTGATCGGTCCGGGCGGCAACCCTTTGAAACGGTAGGTGTTGTACGGGGAGTCGATCTGCTTGTGGCGGTTCAGCACCCGGCGAATCGAGAAATCCCGGTGGGCAAACACCAGCGTCGGGTCGGCTTCCAGCAGCATTCCTTTCTGCAGACGGTTGTAGTACACGCCCGCTACCCGCGGTTTTTCGTCGTTTTTCTTCGTTTCGGCTTCCACGATCGAGGCCAGCACCTGCACCTGCGTCTGGCTGAGGTTCATGGCTTTGGCCCTGGCTTTGCGCTCGTCGGTCCAGAATTTCTTGTACTCCCGGCCCATGCGGTCCAGGAACGCTTCGGGCGTGATGGTCCAGAAAAACTCGTAGGTGTTCGGCAGAAACATGCACATCACCGTCGTGGTATCGAAGCCATATTTTTCCGTAACGGAAGGG from Tellurirhabdus rosea harbors:
- a CDS encoding glycosyltransferase family 2 protein, producing the protein MHTASENPKELLTEYLSSRQPLVSVICTSFNHEPYIRHSLQSVIDQTYPAVELIVVDNNSTDRTVPVVEAFREKHSGLHLIKNSRNIGLARAFNQGLKVANGRFVIDLSADDVLHPKRIERQVSAFGRLPADYAVVFSNAALIDEKDQVIGHHFNLNERGEAARAVPSGSIFKEILESFVVCSPTMMMRREVLDSLGGYDETLAYEDFDFWVRSTKDYRYHYLDEVLTNKRVLRQSLSTEFSKPRNLLLPSTLKVCYKAFDQCQTPDEYRALAVRLKWSIRQCFYAQHYQLAFEFEKLLAYMEEPDWKTKLFLNFCRLRLPVNGLYRQYLNWQRKPYRISSYMIS
- a CDS encoding YihY/virulence factor BrkB family protein, with the protein product MNWYDFLNKFVNKFMDNDTNERSTSVAYSLILAVFPFIIFLFTLVPYIPVPNLEQQVMDFMGRALPATTFDSVKSTILDIISRPRGGVLSVGFLLAGYAATSGVVSLMNAFNSSHQTGEGRSFLKTRLIAVGLTLTLTFSLFLAIAVLVVGGVVSDYLRHFQIFDNPVFYTLIDIGRYLLVLVVFMLAVAIIYRFGPDVDMKWKFITPGSLFASVVIVITTLGFSYYVSNFGSYNKLYGSIGTLIVLMVWVNLVALLLIMGFEMNVSLYNLEGDKNPQVADKKLQ
- a CDS encoding acyl-CoA thioesterase, whose amino-acid sequence is MFTFDVPPIRVRYADTDQMGYVYYGNYARFYEIGRVEALRSLGFHYKEMEDSGVMMPVYENRSRYLKPARYDDLLTIRVRIPDLPTVRVVFQYDIFNQEEEHLNTGETTLVFQNRATGKLCKAPTELMDKLKPFFSAAV
- the mltG gene encoding endolytic transglycosylase MltG encodes the protein MSTKLKSALLIIFAVLLTTFSFYFWQIFRTPNLQVGENDGEFALLIPRGATYETVLDSLKKHEVINDQMSFRFVAKMMKYPELVKYGRYVITPEMTNYEAIRKLRAGAQDPVKVTFNNIRLKDDLVTRLGSKFAFGPGPLGRLLNDPSVTEKYGFDTTTVMCMFLPNTYEFFWTITPEAFLDRMGREYKKFWTDERKARAKAMNLSQTQVQVLASIVEAETKKNDEKPRVAGVYYNRLQKGMLLEADPTLVFAHRDFSIRRVLNRHKQIDSPYNTYRFKGLPPGPINLPTLSSIDAVLNHETHEYLYFVARADFSGYHTFAKTYAEHLANARIYQQALTQRGIMQ